In Gossypium hirsutum isolate 1008001.06 chromosome D06, Gossypium_hirsutum_v2.1, whole genome shotgun sequence, one genomic interval encodes:
- the LOC107901341 gene encoding coumaroyl-CoA:anthocyanidin 3-O-glucoside-6''-O-coumaroyltransferase 1 translates to MATQAERCMKVVEDVSPPPGSVPTTSLPLTFFDIQFLGSSPFQRLFFYEFPHPTSYFMQTTLPSLKTSLSLTLQRFFPFAGNLVFPAPPQIPYILYTQGDSVSFFVNESTADFSHLAGDHARHFQEFQLILPKLLPAIACKTSSGCIQKMPFMAIQVTLFPNQGISIGVSFCHVAGDGRTLAHFMKSWASIQQSQGDLTCLNNPLPDFSSRDLIEDPLGLACLFMKRKWSFEDLSNNPIKKLRITCTIKRSQVELLKDLVTKGCVEDNGSEPVSISTFVVTCAYMWVCLTKLQETTVSQQISSADDSDELSYFLFAVDCRGHLKLPATYFGNCTIARTVAVKRSALMGENGIVVAGKAIGREVMETYKGPLKGAEREKFKSRHPPIMVSASPKFELYKVDFGWGRPRKTEVANIGSLGSLSLFSIAEGREEEGSIEFGLALAPHELDIFNSIFHRTY, encoded by the coding sequence ATGGCAACCCAAGCAGAGAGATGTATGAAGGTGGTGGAAGATGTATCTCCACCACCAGGTTCAGTTCCCACAACCTCTCTCCCTCTCACCTTCTTCGACATTCAGTTCCTTGGTTCCTCTCCCTTCCAACGCCTATTTTTCTATGAATTCCCGCACCCTACCTCGTATTTCATGCAAACCACTCTCCCCTCTCTCAAAACATCTCTCTCCCTCACTCTTCAACGTTTCTTTCCTTTCGCCGGTAATCTTGTGTTCCCTGCGCCTCCTCAAATCCCTTATATTCTCTATACACAGGGTGATTCTGTTTCGTTTTTCGTCAATGAATCCACAGCTGATTTTAGCCATCTCGCAGGCGATCACGCCAGACATTTTCAAGAATTTCAACTTATTCTCCCCAAGTTACTGCCTGCGATTGCATGTAAGACGTCGAGTGGTTGCATACAAAAGATGCCCTTTATGGCCATTCAAGTCACTCTATTTCCGAACCAAGGCATTTCAATTGGAGTTAGCTTTTGCCATGTTGCGGGTGACGGTAGAACACTTGCTCATTTTATGAAATCATGGGCATCCATTCAGCAGTCTCAAGGGGATTTGACTTGTCTCAACAATCCCTTACCCGATTTCAGCAGTAGGGATTTGATTGAAGACCCTTTAGGACTAGCATGTCTTTTCATGAAGCGGAAGTGGAGTTTCGAGGATTTATCTAACAATCCCATCAAAAAGCTTCGAATCACTTGTACTATCAAACGGTCTCAagttgagttattgaaagatttggTCACAAAAGGTTGCGTGGAAGACAACGGGTCCGAGCCTGTAAGTATTTCAACATTCGTAGTAACATGTGCTTACATGTGGGTTTGTTTgacaaaattacaagaaacaacgGTATCACAACAAATCTCATCAGCTGATGACTCCGATGAGCTTTCTTATTTCCTATTTGCAGTAGATTGTAGAGGCCACTTAAAATTACCTGCCACATACTTTGGGAACTGTACTATAGCACGCACCGTAGCAGTTAAGAGAAGTGCGCTGATGGGAGAAAATGGAATTGTGGTGGCAGGCAAGGCCATTGGAAGAGAAGTTATGGAAACGTACAAAGGACCACTGAAAGGGGCAGAAAGGGAAAAGTTCAAAAGTAGACACCCTCCTATCATGGTTTCAGCATCACCAAAATTCGAATTATATAAGGTAGATTTTGGGTGGGGAAGGCCTAGAAAGACGGAGGTCGCCAACATTGGGTCGTTGGGATCTCTTTCTCTGTTTTCTATTGCAGAGGGTAGAGAGGAGGAAGGCAGTATTGAATTTGGGTTAGCACTTGCTCCTCATGAATTGGATATCTTCAATTCTATTTTCCACAGGACTTATTAA